Proteins encoded in a region of the Flavobacteriaceae bacterium HL-DH10 genome:
- a CDS encoding neutral zinc metallopeptidase encodes MKWKGKRQSSNIEDRRGKRSSGQGIGGFNPSLLRPLLKILFSKVGLFIVGAFLVVSLIMGKNPLTLISQFLSGGGVQTESSSPYTASAKDQELAEFSATILANTEDVWNKLLDDYREPTLVLFTGSVSSACGSASSATGPFYCPGDEKLYLDLSFFDDMERRLNAPGDFAQAYVIAHEVGHHIQKITGISEKVQRLRGQVSEVEYNKHSVKLELQADFLAGVWAHHSQTMTRMMETGDLEEALNAANAIGDDRLQKQSTGRVVPDSFTHGTSAQRMRWFKKGFETGDLSQGDTFNAPSL; translated from the coding sequence ATGAAATGGAAAGGTAAAAGGCAGAGCTCCAATATTGAAGATCGTAGAGGTAAACGTAGTTCTGGTCAAGGAATAGGCGGATTTAATCCATCATTATTAAGGCCATTGCTTAAGATTCTTTTTTCAAAAGTTGGACTGTTTATTGTTGGTGCATTTTTGGTTGTTTCTTTAATAATGGGCAAAAATCCATTAACTCTAATAAGTCAGTTTTTAAGTGGTGGGGGAGTACAAACTGAATCTTCTTCGCCATATACAGCAAGTGCAAAAGACCAAGAATTAGCTGAATTTAGTGCGACCATCCTAGCAAATACAGAAGATGTGTGGAATAAACTTTTAGATGATTACAGAGAGCCAACCTTAGTGCTTTTTACAGGTTCTGTGTCTTCTGCTTGTGGTTCAGCTTCAAGTGCTACAGGACCTTTTTATTGTCCAGGCGATGAGAAATTATATCTAGATTTAAGTTTTTTTGATGATATGGAAAGAAGGTTAAATGCACCTGGAGACTTTGCTCAGGCTTATGTGATTGCGCACGAAGTTGGGCATCATATTCAAAAAATTACAGGAATTTCTGAAAAAGTGCAACGATTAAGAGGTCAGGTTAGTGAGGTTGAATACAATAAACATTCAGTTAAATTGGAGCTTCAGGCCGATTTTTTAGCTGGTGTTTGGGCGCATCATTCACAAACGATGACGCGTATGATGGAAACTGGCGATCTTGAAGAAGCCTTAAATGCGGCTAATGCCATTGGAGATGATAGATTACAAAAACAGTCAACGGGTAGAGTGGTGCCAGATTCGTTTACCCATGGCACTTCTGCACAGCGCATGCGTTGGTTTAAAAAGGGATTTGAAACGGGCGACTTATCTCAAGGAGATACCTTCAATGCTCCGTCGTTGTAA
- a CDS encoding OmpA family protein yields the protein MIKKISLAVLVLTFFASCVSPKIYKDLEGKYNNLKKENRKLSDDNESLLSDKNAAENELKQLKSAYDEALAERDKLQTDYNATKSNLDNLKASYDALEKNSSKAIAANSQKNRELLAQLEAKEQALANENARLEKLKRELEERSIRVAELENVIASKDAAMTALKNAISRALTDFEGKGLTVEQRDGKVYVSMENKLLFSSGSWAVGTEGRRAVQQLGSVLGDNPDIAVLIEGHTDNVPYQGSGQLKGNWDLSTKRATSIVNILRENVAINAGNLTAAGRGEFAPIATNDTPEGRAKNRRIEVVLTPKLDELSKLLNDN from the coding sequence ATGATAAAAAAAATTTCATTAGCCGTATTAGTGTTAACCTTTTTTGCTTCTTGTGTTTCACCAAAAATATACAAAGATTTAGAAGGGAAATATAATAATTTAAAGAAAGAAAATAGAAAACTTTCTGATGATAACGAATCGCTTTTAAGCGATAAAAATGCTGCCGAAAATGAACTAAAGCAACTGAAATCCGCCTATGATGAGGCTTTAGCAGAACGCGATAAATTACAAACCGATTATAATGCGACAAAATCTAATTTAGATAATCTAAAAGCGTCTTATGATGCTTTAGAAAAGAATAGCTCTAAGGCTATTGCTGCTAATTCTCAAAAAAACAGAGAATTATTAGCACAGTTAGAAGCTAAAGAACAAGCTTTAGCTAATGAAAATGCTCGTTTAGAAAAACTTAAAAGAGAATTAGAAGAACGTTCTATCCGAGTAGCCGAATTAGAAAATGTAATAGCTTCTAAAGATGCTGCTATGACAGCCTTAAAAAATGCTATTTCAAGAGCGTTAACCGATTTTGAAGGTAAAGGTTTAACTGTAGAACAGCGTGATGGTAAGGTGTATGTGTCTATGGAAAATAAATTGTTATTTAGTTCAGGAAGTTGGGCTGTTGGAACTGAAGGTAGAAGAGCAGTTCAGCAATTAGGCAGTGTATTGGGAGATAATCCAGACATCGCTGTTTTAATCGAAGGACATACCGATAATGTACCTTACCAAGGTAGCGGACAATTAAAAGGTAATTGGGATTTATCAACCAAACGTGCGACATCAATAGTTAATATCCTAAGAGAAAATGTGGCTATTAATGCTGGAAATTTAACCGCAGCAGGACGTGGTGAATTTGCTCCAATAGCTACAAATGATACTCCAGAGGGAAGAGCAAAAAATAGACGTATCGAGGTCGTTTTAACACCTAAATTAGATGAATTGTCCAAATTGTTAAACGATAATTAA
- a CDS encoding aldo/keto reductase → MKYTTLPNTNIKVSKICLGSMTWGNQNTEAEGHEQLDYAFEQGVNFIDTAEVYPVPATAETQGRTSEIIGTWLQKTSNRSKVVIASKIAGPGDYTAHIRTTGFSKNAINDAVNNELKRLQTDYIDVFQLHWPERQTNTFGVRDYKHNPDDVWKDNFNEVLHALNEQIKAGKIRHIGMSNEKAWGAMRYMEESKINDLPRMITIQNAYSLINRVFEGDMAEVSLRENIGLLAYSPMAFGVLSGKYIKGVAGDNSRLKLFPRFARYSSDQCTEAAKRYLKIAEDNNITLAQMSLAFVTQQPFVTSNIIGATSLEQLKENIGSIDMTLSDELLEQINEVHAELPNPAC, encoded by the coding sequence ATGAAATATACAACACTACCAAATACCAATATTAAAGTTAGTAAAATATGTTTAGGCTCTATGACTTGGGGAAACCAAAACACAGAAGCTGAAGGTCACGAACAATTAGATTATGCTTTTGAGCAAGGTGTCAATTTTATTGATACCGCCGAAGTGTATCCGGTTCCTGCAACTGCCGAAACACAAGGTAGAACAAGTGAAATTATTGGCACTTGGTTACAAAAAACCAGCAATAGAAGCAAGGTTGTTATTGCTTCAAAAATTGCCGGACCTGGCGATTATACAGCTCATATTCGTACAACAGGTTTTAGTAAAAATGCCATAAATGATGCTGTAAATAATGAGTTAAAACGTTTGCAAACAGATTATATAGATGTATTTCAATTACATTGGCCAGAGCGACAAACCAATACGTTTGGAGTACGAGATTATAAGCATAATCCTGATGATGTTTGGAAAGATAATTTTAATGAAGTATTACATGCTTTAAACGAACAAATTAAAGCAGGTAAAATTCGCCATATAGGTATGTCTAATGAAAAAGCCTGGGGTGCGATGCGCTATATGGAAGAATCTAAAATAAATGATTTACCCCGAATGATAACCATACAAAATGCTTATTCACTTATTAATAGAGTTTTTGAAGGCGATATGGCTGAAGTGTCTCTACGTGAAAATATTGGTTTATTAGCCTATTCACCAATGGCTTTTGGAGTGCTTTCAGGCAAGTATATTAAAGGTGTTGCGGGGGATAATTCCCGACTTAAATTATTTCCAAGATTTGCACGTTATAGTAGCGATCAATGTACAGAAGCTGCAAAACGCTATTTAAAAATAGCAGAGGATAATAATATAACCTTGGCACAAATGAGTTTAGCATTTGTTACACAACAACCTTTTGTAACTAGTAATATAATTGGTGCTACTAGTTTAGAACAGCTTAAAGAGAATATAGGTTCTATAGATATGACTTTAAGTGATGAGTTGTTAGAACAAATTAATGAAGTGCACGCTGAGTTGCCAAATCCAGCTTGTTAA